GCACGATGGGCATCGCCGAGTTGATGATTCACCTGAAGGTCCGCTACGGCAGTGCCGAGTCGGAAGAATTCATCGACCGGATTTATAAGTTCATCACGCTCAATGCCTATGACGGTCGGTCGAAATCGCCAAGACCAAAGGCCCGTTCTCGGCGTTCGATGCCGACAAATTCCTGGAATCCGGCTTCATCAAGACGCTGCCGGAAGACCTGCGCCAGAAGATCCCGCGCGCATGGGATTCGCAACGTGACCCTGCTGACCCAGGCGCCTACCGGCACGACCGGCACGCTGGTCAACACCAGCACCGGGATCGAGCCGTTCTTCAGCTGGGTGTACTACCGCAAGAGCCGCCTCGGGCTGCATGAGGAACACGTACCGGTCGTGCAGGAGTGGCTTGATGCCAACCCCGGCAAGACCGAAAAAGATCTGCCGAAGCATTTCGCCACGGCGATGGACCTGACGCCGGAGGAGCACGTGCGGGTACAGGCCGCGTTCCAGCGCTGGATCGATTCGGCCATCTCCAAGACCTGCAATGTCCCGAACGACTACTCCATCGAGCAGGTCAGCGAGCTGTATATGCTGATGTACGACCTCGGCTGCAAGGGCGGCACGATCTACCGCGATGGCAGCCGCAGCGAGCAGGTGCTGATGCTCAAGGGCGACGAGCGCGCCGAAGCCGAGATGAAAGACAAGGATCCTCGCTGAAAGCGGAGATTGAGAAGGCTAATCCCCTTCCCGCAGCCCCGGCTGTGGCCGCCCCCGCAGCAGTACCTGTCACGCAGGTTGCGACGCCGCACCGCGTCTATCCGCGGCCGAGCAAGCTGTTCGGCGTCACGGTCAAAGTTGCAACGCCGTTCGGCACCGCCTATATCAATATGAACGTCGACGAGAACAGCAACCCGTTCGAGGTGTTCGTCACCGCGCCGGGCAAGGCGGGCAGCGACCTGCAGGCGGACGCCGAGGGCATCGGCCGGCTGATCACGCTCTCACTGCGCACGACCGACCCGCACAACCGCCGCGAGATGCTGCGCCTGATCATCGAGCAGCTGCGCGACATCGGCGGCTCCCGCACGGCGGGTTTCGGCGCGAACCGGGTGACCTCGCTGCCGGATGCGGTGGCCCGCGCGCTGGAAGATCATTTTTTTCACCTCCCCACCCCGGCCCAGCTAAGCCTGCCGCTGGGTGAGGCACCGAGCGACACCCGGCCGATCACGCTGCCGACGGCCAAGAACAGCGCTATGCCGCTGAACACGCCGGAGGACGCGCCCGATCCGTCATTCGAGCCGGTGCTGGAGTTCGAGCTGGGCGCGGCCGGCGCGCAGCCGAAGGGCTACGTCAACGGCCACCGCGTGATGGGGGCGGATATGTGTCCGTCGTGCCATACCATCTCGCTCGTCCGCGCCGAAGGCTGCAAGAAATGCCTCACCTGCGGCTACAGCGAGTGCTAATCACGAGATAGCAACCTTGCAAAGTGGCGAGCGATGAGTGATCATCCTCGCCGCTTCTATTTTCCCGACTCATGGCCGCCGAAGATATACGCCACGACCTGATCGAGCGTCTGCATAAAGTTGTCCGACGTGTCGAAATAGGGGATGTCGTAAACGGCGCATTCGCGCTTCAAATACCGGCTGAACTCAATCATGCTGGTGATGACGGTCAACAGCGCGCTGTCCGTATATTCAGGTGCCCAATCGTTGGGATAGCCGCCATGTGTGCGGATGTTGTGCAGCTTGTCGGCCGGCGTGATCGCCGTATAGCCGAGAAAGCACGCTTTGACCTGCGCCGGATGCGCGTCCCGCAAGGCGGCAACATGCTTCGGCAGCAGTTCGCCTTCAATGGCGTAATCGACATCGTCCCGCAGCAGGCTCGCGCTCATCTCGCGGACGAGCGGCCACAGCCTTTCGCCGACGGCTTTGCGCCGGCGTTCGGGTCAATCGGAAATTCCGGCACGCCGCGCGCCAACCCCATCTTGAGGACATCAAGGCTCAAATAGGGCATCTGCCTTTCGACCAGCAGCCGGCGGACGAGTATCCCTTTGCCGGTTCGGGCCGCGCCGCCGATAAATAGAAGCATGGTCGTTGGTTCTCCACTCAGGGCGGTCATGACCATTCATCCGCCGGGCTTCGATTTTATCCAGCGATGCTCAATCGCGCCTTAACCGCGGCGAAGCGTCTGGATACCGATTTTAATCGAACACTTGTTCTATACTGGAGACGGGTGTAAAATCTCGCTGTCGCCCGGGAAAATAAGCGATTGACGCAGCACAAGGAGCGGTGAGAGATGTTTAGTCGGATTAGCGCGGTCGTGTTGTTTCTTCGGGACCTTGAGACGTGTTCAGCGTTCTACCGCGACAAGATCGGGCTGGAGGTCGTCTTCCGCGATGCGGAGTCCACTGCGTTCAAGCTGGACGGCCAGGACTTTGCGCTGGTTGCGATCAACAACGCAGCCGGCATGGTCAAGGTGGACATCGCGGAGTTCATGTCTGCCGACGGGAAAGCCCATCCGGTTATGCTGTGCGCGGATACTGACAACGCCGACGCCGTCTACGAGGCGCTGCGGGCAAACGGTGTAGCGTTCACGCAGCCGCCGGTCGATCAGCACTGGGGTTATCGCGCCGCGTACTTCCGCGATCCAGAGGGCAACTTCTGGGAAATCCGCCAGCCGATTCCGCGGCCGGCCCAACCGTAGGGCGGGCTATGCACATCCTGTGGGGCCCCGCGCCGACGATGTGAAATGTCATCCCGTTCTGAAGGCGCAGCATTCACTCGGTCTTCAGACCGGCGGCGAGGATGCGGAACCACGGGCCGCGCTCGATCTCTGCGAGTTCCGCGTTGAGTACGTCGTCGCCGTTGAGATAGTCGCGCATCACGCCTTGGATCATCCGGCTTGGCGTGCCGGTACGCGCCAGAAGCATCCCGCCGGGGGCGAGGCAGTCGCGCACGTCCAGCGTCAGCGCGGTGAACTGCACATCGGACATCCAGTCGGCGATATTGGAAATACTAATCAGGTCGAACTTCCCGTGGGTGTCGACCAGCTGCGGCAGGATTTTGGTCAGGTTGGCGGTGTACAGGCGCAGCCGCGAATGCAGATCCGAGTCCCGCAGGAGACGATAGGCGTCCGCCTGCAGGTAAAGCGGCAGACCCGCCTCCCCGGCACTAAAGGCATAGCGCTGGTCGAAGACGGTGGTCACGAACGGGTCGAGGTGGGCATCTGGCTGGCGCAGCGCGTTGAAGTGACATTCACCCAGATAACCGGCAATCCCGGCGATGCGCGCCGCCAGCGATTCGCTCTCCATGCCGAACAGCATCTTAATGTAGCCCGGGGTCATCACATCCAGATAGGCGCTGCGCCACTCGGCGAGGGAATCAGGATCGGGGACTTCGACCAGCGGGGAAAAGCCGACGTTGCGGAGCCGCAGGACCAGGTCACGCATCAGTACATCGTTGCGTCCGACGAAGTGGATGCCGAAGGCGATCTCCTGGTCGCGGCGCGAGTCCCAGAAGTCGCGCGCGTCGTCCGCAAGCGCGGCGCGAGTCCGTTCATAGAGGGCGATACGGCGTTCACCGCCGTTGGCATACGGGGCGGCATCGGAGGCGAATAATTGCAGATGCTCGTCGCGGCTGAGCGACATCAGCGCCGCCCGGCGCAGGTCACACAGATGGAGCTGGGCCGGATTGACGTCTACGGCATGGAGTTCAGCAACGGAGGGGTCGGTCAGGACGCTGAGGATATTCTCGCCGGATGAGGCGATCATCAGGACGCGTTTGGGCGTTGTCGGGTCCTGGCGTGCCAGGAGCGCCAACTCGGTCGCGTAATCTTCGTTTTGGACAGAATAGAACAGAGGACTCACGAAGCTTAACGGCGACATCTGGTACCCCCCAAATTACCTAGAGCGGGACGGCAACGAACCTCCCGTACGCGATAAACGCAGCCATTATGAATAGTACTGCATTAACCGCAATGATGCCATTCTCTTTGCGGCGCGTGTGTGTTAAGGCAGCTCCAGATTGGACAAGCATTAACCCGGCCGCCGCCAGCGGCGTCAGTACTGGCAGGACTCCGGCCAGCGCAGGCAGAATCAGCCCAGCGGCCCCGAGGATTTCGACGCTGCCGATGCCTTTGAGGGTGTTAGCGCTCAAGTCCTCGACATATTTCATGCCCTGCGCGTAGAGCCTGTCCCTGGTCGAGAAGAGTTTGCCCGCGCCAGCGGCGGCGAACGCGAGTGCCAGCAGGATCTGGACGATCCAGAGTAGGGTGTTCATGGTTGCTCCTGGGGATAAAATGCGCGACAATCTGCAAACAGGCGGCGGTTAACGCGCGCATGTCGGCTATCATACTAATGTGGCCGTGCAGGGATTCAACCAACAGACCGGGCAGCACGTCGGAAAACCGACAGTTTGGCGAAAGTGCAGGCAAACTCATGGTCACACCGCAGGAAAAGACCGTCGATCTACGGATCCGGCGCACCAAGAAACTGCTTCAGGAGGCGCTCCTGGCCCTGATGGCGTCGAAGTCGTTTCAGGACATCACCGTACAGGACATCACGGACCGGGCGATGGTCAACCGCGGGACATTCTACGACCATTTCGCGGACAAGTATGCGCTGATGGAATACACGCTGCGCGAGTCGTTCCGGCAGACGCTGAACGACAAGCTGCCGCCGCACTTCTCATTTACCGCCGAGAACCTCGGCCTCCTGATCCTGGCGACCTGTGAGTTCCTGGCGGCGCTGCACCGCCAATGCCTGCCGTCGGAGCGCGAACAGTTCCCGATCCACGTCCAGACGCAGATCACCAGCCTGGTGCAGGAAATCCTATCCGGTTGGTTCCGCGCCGCGCATGCCGCCAACCGCCGCGACGCCGCCGACCTGGCCGCCGCGGTGACGAGCTGGGCGATCTACGGCGCGGCGCTGCACTGGAGCCAGGGCGATCAATCCGAACCCGTGACGGCCTTCGTGCCGCGCGTGCTGCCCATCATTATGGCCGGGGTCAGCCCGGCATAACACATAGCGACACCAACCCTGATGGCGGGCCGCCTGCTGTTTTGGTAAAGTACGGAACGTCTATAAACGGCTTGCACCTTATGACCGCGCTGAGACTTACTGTCTGCCAACTGCACAACGACCCGGCCCAGTTTGAACACGACTGGCGCGGTCTGGTGTCGCACGTCCACGCGGAGAAACCCAACCTCATCCTGCTGCCTGAAATGCCGTTTGGCCCGTGGTTCGTCGCCACCCGCGAGTATTCGGTGGAAACGTGGAACGAGATGGTCCACTTGCACGAGCAGTGGCTCAAGCGCCTGCCCGAACTGGGTTCCGCTGCAGTGATGTCGAGCCGGCCCATCAACGAAGGCGAAAACCGCTACAACGAAGGCTTCATCTGGGACGCTGAAAACGGGTATCGTGCGGCGCATCGAAAGGCATACTTGCCCGACGAGGAAGGCTTCTGGGAGGCGTCGTGGTACCAGCGCGGTCCGCGCACCTACACCAGCCTTGAGGCCCATGGCGCGCGTATCGGGTTTCTGATCTGCACAGAGATGTGGTTTAACGAGCACGCGCGTGCCTATGGCCGGCAGGGCGCGCATCTGATCGTAACGTCGCGCATGACCGAACCGGCAACCCTCGGCAAGTGGATGACCGGCGGGCGGGCGGTGGCGGTCGTCAGCGGCGCCTATCACGCCTCGTCGACGCGCTACGGGACACTCCAGGCTGGCGGAGTCGGGTGGGTCATTGCGCCGGACGGCGATGTGGTCGCGCTCACCAGTGATGCCACGCTCTACCGGACCGTCAGCATCGACCTCGACCTCGCGGAACGCTCCAAGCAAACCTACCCGCGCTATGTGGACGAATAACCAGCATCAGAACGGTTCATTGGGCAGGGCAGCAACCCCGAGGGCCGCGGCAGCAAACCGCACGAAATCGGCGCAGTAGAAGTAATCCCGGATCGCGCCGATCTCCCCGCCAACGAAACCCAGCTCGACCAACCAGCCCAACGCTTCCTCGCCCGTCGGCTGCCTCACAAAGACGAAGAACACCGGGCGTCCCTCCAGTGTCCCCGCGCGTGCCCACTGTTCTTTGGTGTCCCGCGCCCATGCCCCGAGCGACCCCGACTTGATGGTCTCGCGCCTATATTCGACAAAGACACCCAGGATATCGGAAACGGCCTCCGGCTGGAGGAGCGCGATCAGCGCGTCCAGATCACGCCGGTTGAAGGCATCGAGGTAGGACAGCACCAGCGCATCATTAGGGGCGGGATCGATGCGAGCGAGATTAGCCGGACCGGCAGACAGCGCCTCGCGCCCTTTCAGCGCCACCCTCGCCCGGCTCAACATAGCTTTCGCAGCACCGGGCGTAACACCCAGTATGCGGGCGATCTCTGTCATACTGAGGTCGAAAACGTCAGCCAGCAGGCAGACGACGCGCTGACGGGGTGGGAGTACCGTCACCATACGTTCGATGGCCGCGCGGGTTGCGATCGGATCGGCCTCGACAGGGGGTTCTTCGGCGGCAAAGTCGTCATCGAGCACCTCATCAACTCCAGTGGCTCGCCGCTTCGCGTCGATCCAGGCATTGGACGCGATGCGAAACAGGTACGGCTTGACGGCGACGGGCTGAAAGAGGGTCGAGAGCCGCGCAAACGCCTTGAGCAGGGTCTCCTGCACCAGATCTTCGGCGTCCCACGCCGAGCCTGCCAGATACAGACAGTAACGCCACAGGTCGGAGCGATGCGGCTCGACCAATGCGTTGAACTGCCTGCGAATTTCGAACAGCGATTGCCCGATCTCCCTGCCAATCATCCCGGATCCTGCTGCCCCGCCCATTTCCGGCTCTGTAGTCACTGCGGTCGCTCCTTGCGCTCGTTAGCCTACTTAAAACGTTAGTTATGGATAAGGCGCGCAAAGGCTTTGCCTCTGCACCTCCACCAAAGGGCTTGCGCCCTCTGGACTCCCTCATGGCCTTTGGCTTCGCCTGCGAAGCCAAAGGCCATGAAGCGTGCAGGGATGCAAATCCCTGCTGGGGTTTGGGGTGAAACCCCAAATTATCCATAACTCACGTTACTTTAAATGACGGAAAACCCATGCAAAAGGATACGAAATCTGTTCCAACAACCAAAACCGCGCTGCATAGTCTGCATCGCGGCTTCGTTCCTGACTAACTGGCGTGTTCTAGTACTT
This DNA window, taken from Candidatus Flexicrinis proximus, encodes the following:
- a CDS encoding TetR family transcriptional regulator, translating into MVTPQEKTVDLRIRRTKKLLQEALLALMASKSFQDITVQDITDRAMVNRGTFYDHFADKYALMEYTLRESFRQTLNDKLPPHFSFTAENLGLLILATCEFLAALHRQCLPSEREQFPIHVQTQITSLVQEILSGWFRAAHAANRRDAADLAAAVTSWAIYGAALHWSQGDQSEPVTAFVPRVLPIIMAGVSPA
- a CDS encoding RNA polymerase sigma factor, which gives rise to MTTEPEMGGAAGSGMIGREIGQSLFEIRRQFNALVEPHRSDLWRYCLYLAGSAWDAEDLVQETLLKAFARLSTLFQPVAVKPYLFRIASNAWIDAKRRATGVDEVLDDDFAAEEPPVEADPIATRAAIERMVTVLPPRQRVVCLLADVFDLSMTEIARILGVTPGAAKAMLSRARVALKGREALSAGPANLARIDPAPNDALVLSYLDAFNRRDLDALIALLQPEAVSDILGVFVEYRRETIKSGSLGAWARDTKEQWARAGTLEGRPVFFVFVRQPTGEEALGWLVELGFVGGEIGAIRDYFYCADFVRFAAAALGVAALPNEPF
- a CDS encoding DUF3419 family protein, translated to MSPLSFVSPLFYSVQNEDYATELALLARQDPTTPKRVLMIASSGENILSVLTDPSVAELHAVDVNPAQLHLCDLRRAALMSLSRDEHLQLFASDAAPYANGGERRIALYERTRAALADDARDFWDSRRDQEIAFGIHFVGRNDVLMRDLVLRLRNVGFSPLVEVPDPDSLAEWRSAYLDVMTPGYIKMLFGMESESLAARIAGIAGYLGECHFNALRQPDAHLDPFVTTVFDQRYAFSAGEAGLPLYLQADAYRLLRDSDLHSRLRLYTANLTKILPQLVDTHGKFDLISISNIADWMSDVQFTALTLDVRDCLAPGGMLLARTGTPSRMIQGVMRDYLNGDDVLNAELAEIERGPWFRILAAGLKTE
- a CDS encoding carbon-nitrogen hydrolase family protein translates to MTALRLTVCQLHNDPAQFEHDWRGLVSHVHAEKPNLILLPEMPFGPWFVATREYSVETWNEMVHLHEQWLKRLPELGSAAVMSSRPINEGENRYNEGFIWDAENGYRAAHRKAYLPDEEGFWEASWYQRGPRTYTSLEAHGARIGFLICTEMWFNEHARAYGRQGAHLIVTSRMTEPATLGKWMTGGRAVAVVSGAYHASSTRYGTLQAGGVGWVIAPDGDVVALTSDATLYRTVSIDLDLAERSKQTYPRYVDE
- a CDS encoding VOC family protein, whose protein sequence is MFSRISAVVLFLRDLETCSAFYRDKIGLEVVFRDAESTAFKLDGQDFALVAINNAAGMVKVDIAEFMSADGKAHPVMLCADTDNADAVYEALRANGVAFTQPPVDQHWGYRAAYFRDPEGNFWEIRQPIPRPAQP
- a CDS encoding DoxX family protein → MNTLLWIVQILLALAFAAAGAGKLFSTRDRLYAQGMKYVEDLSANTLKGIGSVEILGAAGLILPALAGVLPVLTPLAAAGLMLVQSGAALTHTRRKENGIIAVNAVLFIMAAFIAYGRFVAVPL